A genomic region of Zalophus californianus isolate mZalCal1 chromosome 1, mZalCal1.pri.v2, whole genome shotgun sequence contains the following coding sequences:
- the ZBTB47 gene encoding zinc finger and BTB domain-containing protein 47 isoform X1, translating to MLLVEKTTDSPAAEFSLVEDVALHFACLMGRLNEQRLFQPDLCDVDLVLVPQRSVFPAHKGVLAAYSQFFHSLFTQNKQLQRVELSLEALAPGGLQQILNFIYTSKLLVNAANVHEVLSAASLLQMADIAASCQELLDARSLGPPGPSAVALAQPAAGCTPAAPPYYCDIKQEADAPGLPKIYAREGPDPYSVRVEDGAGTAGGAAPAAIGPAQPFFKEEKEGGVEEAGGPPGSLCKLEGGEGLEEELRGSGTYSRREQSQIIVEVNLNNQTLHVSTGPEGKPGTTTGPATVVLGREDGLQRHSEAEDEEEEEEEEEEEEEEEEGGGSGGEEEEEEGGSQGEEEDEEEEGHSEQEEEEEEEEEGHSEQDQESSEEEEEEEEGGEAGSRQGPAGRRGSRAEPPPHSRMATRSRENARRRGPPEPEEARPRGGKRPKPAPGGASAAARGPQATDGLGAKVKLEEKQHHPCQKCPRVFNNRWYLEKHMNVTHSRMQICDQCGKRFLLESELLLHRQTDCERNIQCVTCGKAFKKLWSLHEHNKIVHGYAEKKFSCEICEKKFYTMAHVRKHMVAHTKDMPFTCETCGKSFKRSMSLKVHSLQHSGEKPFRCENCNERFQYKYQLRSHMSIHIGHKQFMCQWCGKDFNMKQYFDEHMKTHTGEKPYICEICGKSFTSRPNMKRHRRTHTGEKPYPCDVCGQRFRFSNMLKAHKEKCFRVSHPLASDGPASGPGLSPAQPPAHTLPLLPGLPQTLPPPPHLPPPPPLFSTTATSGGRMSANN from the exons ATG TTGCTGGTTGAGAAGACAACAGACTCACCGGCGGCCGAGTTCTCGCTGGTGGAGGACGTGGCCCTGCACTTCGCCTGCTTGATGGGCCGCCTGAACGAGCAGCGCCTCTTCCAGCCTGACCTCTGCGACGTGGACCTGGTGCTGGTGCCCCAGCGCAGCGTCTTCCCGGCGCACAAGGGCGTGCTGGCCGCCTACAGCCAGTTCTTCCACTCGCTCTTCACACAGAACAAGCAGCTGCAGCGCGTGGAGCTGTCCCTAGAGGCGCTGGCCCCCGGCGGCCTGCAGCAGATCCTCAACTTCATCTATACCTCCAAGCTGCTGGTCAACGCGGCCAACGTCCACGAGGTGCTCAGTGCCGCCTCGTTGCTGCAGATGGCCGACATCGCCGCGTCCTGCCAGGAGCTGCTGGACGCCCGCTCCCTAGGCCCCCCCGGCCCCAGCGCTGTGGCCCTGGCCCAGCCGGCCGCCGGCTGCACCCCGGCCGCACCACCCTACTACTGCGACATCAAGCAGGAGGCGGACGCCCCGGGCCTGCCGAAGATCTATGCCCGCGAGGGCCCCGACCCCTACTCTGTGCGTGTTGAGGACGGGGCAGGGACCGCGGGGGGCGCGGCGCCCGCCGCCATCGGGCCAGCTCAGCCCTTCttcaaggaggagaaggagggtggCGTGGAAGAGGCCGGCGGGCCCCCTGGCAGCCTCTGCaagctggagggtggggaggggctggaggaagagctGAGGGGTTCTGGCACCTACAGCCGCCGGGAGCAGTCCCAGATCATCGTGGAGGTGAACCTCAACAACCAGACTCTGCACGTGTCCACGGGGCCCGAAGGCAAGCCGGGCACCACTACGGGCCCGGCCACCGTGGTGCTGGGCCGGGAGGACGGGCTGCAGAGACACTCGGAGGCCGAGgacgaggaggaagaggaggaggaggaggaggaagaggaggaggaagaagagggtggCGGCagcggaggggaggaggaggaggaggagggtggcagtcagggagaggaggaagacgaggaggaggaagggcacagcgagcaggaggaggaagaggaggaggaagaggaagggcacAGTGAGCAGGATCAAGAGAgctcagaggaggaggaagaggaagaagaggggggggaggcggggagccgGCAGGGGCCAGCGGGGCGGCGGGGCAGCAGGGCAGAGCCCCCGCCCCACAGTCGCATGGCCACACGGTCTCGAGAGAACGCCCGACGCCGAGGCCCCCCTGAGCCTGAGGAGGCCAGGCCGCGGGGCGGGAAGCGGCCCAAGCCCGCTCCGGGGGGAGCCTCTGCAGCGGCCCGAGGGCCACAGGCCACTGACGGGCTGGGGGCCAAGGTGAAGCTGGAAGAGAAGCAGCACCACCCGTGCCAGAAGTGCCCTCGCGTCTTCAACAACCGCTGGTACCTGGAGAAGCACATGAACGTGACCCACAGCCGCATGCAGATCTGCGACCAGTGCGGCAAGCGCTTCCTGCTGGAGAGCGAGCTGCTACTGCACCGGCAGACAGACTGCGAGCGCAACATCCAG TGTGTGACCTGTGGCAAAGCTTTTAAGAAGCTCTGGTCCCTCCACGAGCACAACAAGATCGTGCATGGCTATGCAGAGAAGAAGTTCTCATGTGAGATCTGTGAGAAGAAGTTCTACACCATGGCCCACGTGCGCAAGCACATGGTTG CCCACACCAAGGACATGCCCTTCACTTGTGAGACCTGTGGGAAGTCCTTCAAAAGAAGCATGTCTCTCAAGGTGCACTCGCTGCAGCACTCTGGGGAGAAGCCCTTCCGATGTGAG AACTGCAATGAGCGCTTCCAGTACAAGTACCAGCTGCGGTCCCACATGAGCATCCACATCGGCCACAAGCAGTTCATGTGCCAGTGGTGCGGCAAGGACTTCAACATGAAGCAGTACTTCGATGAGCATATGAAGACCCACACAG GGGAGAAGCCGTACATCTGTGAGATCTGCGGCAAGAGCTTCACCAGCCGACCCAACATGAAGCGGCACCGGCGCACACACACGGGCGAGAAGCCGTATCCCTGCGACGTCTGCGGCCAGCGCTTCCGCTTCTCCAACATGCTCAAAGCCCACAAGGAGAAATGCTTCCGCGTCAGTCACCCCCTGGCCAGCGACGGCCCCGCTTCGGGCCCAGGCCTGTCCCCGGCCCAGCCCCCGGCTCACACGCTGCCCCTGCTCCCGGGGCTGCCCCAGAccctgccgcccccaccccacctgccgcCCCCACCGCCACTCTTCTCTACCACTGCCACTTCCGGCGGGAGGATGAGTGCCAACAACTGA
- the ZBTB47 gene encoding zinc finger and BTB domain-containing protein 47 isoform X2: protein MGRLNEQRLFQPDLCDVDLVLVPQRSVFPAHKGVLAAYSQFFHSLFTQNKQLQRVELSLEALAPGGLQQILNFIYTSKLLVNAANVHEVLSAASLLQMADIAASCQELLDARSLGPPGPSAVALAQPAAGCTPAAPPYYCDIKQEADAPGLPKIYAREGPDPYSVRVEDGAGTAGGAAPAAIGPAQPFFKEEKEGGVEEAGGPPGSLCKLEGGEGLEEELRGSGTYSRREQSQIIVEVNLNNQTLHVSTGPEGKPGTTTGPATVVLGREDGLQRHSEAEDEEEEEEEEEEEEEEEEGGGSGGEEEEEEGGSQGEEEDEEEEGHSEQEEEEEEEEEGHSEQDQESSEEEEEEEEGGEAGSRQGPAGRRGSRAEPPPHSRMATRSRENARRRGPPEPEEARPRGGKRPKPAPGGASAAARGPQATDGLGAKVKLEEKQHHPCQKCPRVFNNRWYLEKHMNVTHSRMQICDQCGKRFLLESELLLHRQTDCERNIQCVTCGKAFKKLWSLHEHNKIVHGYAEKKFSCEICEKKFYTMAHVRKHMVAHTKDMPFTCETCGKSFKRSMSLKVHSLQHSGEKPFRCENCNERFQYKYQLRSHMSIHIGHKQFMCQWCGKDFNMKQYFDEHMKTHTGEKPYICEICGKSFTSRPNMKRHRRTHTGEKPYPCDVCGQRFRFSNMLKAHKEKCFRVSHPLASDGPASGPGLSPAQPPAHTLPLLPGLPQTLPPPPHLPPPPPLFSTTATSGGRMSANN from the exons ATGGGCCGCCTGAACGAGCAGCGCCTCTTCCAGCCTGACCTCTGCGACGTGGACCTGGTGCTGGTGCCCCAGCGCAGCGTCTTCCCGGCGCACAAGGGCGTGCTGGCCGCCTACAGCCAGTTCTTCCACTCGCTCTTCACACAGAACAAGCAGCTGCAGCGCGTGGAGCTGTCCCTAGAGGCGCTGGCCCCCGGCGGCCTGCAGCAGATCCTCAACTTCATCTATACCTCCAAGCTGCTGGTCAACGCGGCCAACGTCCACGAGGTGCTCAGTGCCGCCTCGTTGCTGCAGATGGCCGACATCGCCGCGTCCTGCCAGGAGCTGCTGGACGCCCGCTCCCTAGGCCCCCCCGGCCCCAGCGCTGTGGCCCTGGCCCAGCCGGCCGCCGGCTGCACCCCGGCCGCACCACCCTACTACTGCGACATCAAGCAGGAGGCGGACGCCCCGGGCCTGCCGAAGATCTATGCCCGCGAGGGCCCCGACCCCTACTCTGTGCGTGTTGAGGACGGGGCAGGGACCGCGGGGGGCGCGGCGCCCGCCGCCATCGGGCCAGCTCAGCCCTTCttcaaggaggagaaggagggtggCGTGGAAGAGGCCGGCGGGCCCCCTGGCAGCCTCTGCaagctggagggtggggaggggctggaggaagagctGAGGGGTTCTGGCACCTACAGCCGCCGGGAGCAGTCCCAGATCATCGTGGAGGTGAACCTCAACAACCAGACTCTGCACGTGTCCACGGGGCCCGAAGGCAAGCCGGGCACCACTACGGGCCCGGCCACCGTGGTGCTGGGCCGGGAGGACGGGCTGCAGAGACACTCGGAGGCCGAGgacgaggaggaagaggaggaggaggaggaggaagaggaggaggaagaagagggtggCGGCagcggaggggaggaggaggaggaggagggtggcagtcagggagaggaggaagacgaggaggaggaagggcacagcgagcaggaggaggaagaggaggaggaagaggaagggcacAGTGAGCAGGATCAAGAGAgctcagaggaggaggaagaggaagaagaggggggggaggcggggagccgGCAGGGGCCAGCGGGGCGGCGGGGCAGCAGGGCAGAGCCCCCGCCCCACAGTCGCATGGCCACACGGTCTCGAGAGAACGCCCGACGCCGAGGCCCCCCTGAGCCTGAGGAGGCCAGGCCGCGGGGCGGGAAGCGGCCCAAGCCCGCTCCGGGGGGAGCCTCTGCAGCGGCCCGAGGGCCACAGGCCACTGACGGGCTGGGGGCCAAGGTGAAGCTGGAAGAGAAGCAGCACCACCCGTGCCAGAAGTGCCCTCGCGTCTTCAACAACCGCTGGTACCTGGAGAAGCACATGAACGTGACCCACAGCCGCATGCAGATCTGCGACCAGTGCGGCAAGCGCTTCCTGCTGGAGAGCGAGCTGCTACTGCACCGGCAGACAGACTGCGAGCGCAACATCCAG TGTGTGACCTGTGGCAAAGCTTTTAAGAAGCTCTGGTCCCTCCACGAGCACAACAAGATCGTGCATGGCTATGCAGAGAAGAAGTTCTCATGTGAGATCTGTGAGAAGAAGTTCTACACCATGGCCCACGTGCGCAAGCACATGGTTG CCCACACCAAGGACATGCCCTTCACTTGTGAGACCTGTGGGAAGTCCTTCAAAAGAAGCATGTCTCTCAAGGTGCACTCGCTGCAGCACTCTGGGGAGAAGCCCTTCCGATGTGAG AACTGCAATGAGCGCTTCCAGTACAAGTACCAGCTGCGGTCCCACATGAGCATCCACATCGGCCACAAGCAGTTCATGTGCCAGTGGTGCGGCAAGGACTTCAACATGAAGCAGTACTTCGATGAGCATATGAAGACCCACACAG GGGAGAAGCCGTACATCTGTGAGATCTGCGGCAAGAGCTTCACCAGCCGACCCAACATGAAGCGGCACCGGCGCACACACACGGGCGAGAAGCCGTATCCCTGCGACGTCTGCGGCCAGCGCTTCCGCTTCTCCAACATGCTCAAAGCCCACAAGGAGAAATGCTTCCGCGTCAGTCACCCCCTGGCCAGCGACGGCCCCGCTTCGGGCCCAGGCCTGTCCCCGGCCCAGCCCCCGGCTCACACGCTGCCCCTGCTCCCGGGGCTGCCCCAGAccctgccgcccccaccccacctgccgcCCCCACCGCCACTCTTCTCTACCACTGCCACTTCCGGCGGGAGGATGAGTGCCAACAACTGA